One region of Burkholderia pyrrocinia genomic DNA includes:
- a CDS encoding ABC transporter substrate-binding protein, giving the protein MNKSILLAASACLFAACNSGAYAAGGEIAVIVKTVNSNYWQNVQKGAKAALDGAKGYTMTFQGPAAESDISGQVNMVDNAVTRHVAGIVLAPSDPDALVPAIKKAWEAHIPVVLIDSAISDAGKPYYQAFLSTDNEKAGALCAKALIDRVGQSGKIAIMSYVPGAGSEVSRVGGFRKYIASHSKLQIVGPYYSQSQMANALNQTTDVLSANPDLKGIFGANEPTAVGMGRALKQSGKAGKVVAIGFDGNEDLQGFVRDGTVQAIAVQGSWQMGNQGVRTALDVVERKPAPKLIDTGVVMVDKQNLDSEAARNVLY; this is encoded by the coding sequence ATGAACAAATCCATCCTGCTGGCAGCATCGGCATGCCTGTTCGCGGCATGCAACAGCGGTGCGTACGCGGCGGGCGGCGAGATCGCCGTGATCGTCAAGACGGTCAACTCGAACTACTGGCAGAACGTGCAGAAAGGCGCGAAGGCAGCGCTCGACGGCGCCAAGGGCTACACGATGACGTTCCAGGGCCCCGCGGCCGAGTCCGACATCAGCGGGCAGGTCAACATGGTCGACAACGCGGTCACGCGCCATGTGGCGGGCATCGTGCTCGCGCCGTCCGATCCCGATGCGCTCGTGCCCGCGATCAAGAAGGCGTGGGAAGCGCACATTCCGGTCGTGCTGATCGACTCGGCGATCTCGGATGCCGGCAAGCCGTATTACCAGGCATTCCTGTCGACCGACAACGAGAAGGCGGGCGCGCTGTGCGCGAAGGCGCTGATCGACCGCGTCGGGCAGTCCGGCAAGATCGCGATCATGTCGTACGTGCCGGGCGCGGGTTCCGAAGTCAGCCGCGTCGGCGGGTTCCGCAAGTACATCGCGAGCCATTCGAAGCTGCAGATCGTCGGCCCGTACTACTCGCAGTCGCAAATGGCGAACGCGCTGAACCAGACGACCGACGTGCTGTCGGCGAACCCCGACCTGAAGGGCATCTTCGGCGCGAACGAGCCGACCGCGGTCGGGATGGGCCGTGCGCTGAAGCAGTCGGGCAAGGCGGGCAAGGTGGTGGCGATCGGGTTCGACGGCAACGAGGATCTGCAGGGCTTCGTGCGTGACGGCACGGTGCAGGCGATCGCCGTGCAGGGTTCGTGGCAGATGGGGAACCAGGGCGTGCGCACGGCGCTCGACGTCGTCGAACGCAAGCCGGCGCCGAAGCTGATCGATACCGGCGTCGTGATGGTCGACAAGCAGAACCTCGATTCGGAGGCGGCCAGGAACGTCCTGTACTGA
- a CDS encoding methyl-accepting chemotaxis protein → MHSKQLTVRTKLTLTFGLLACVVLLVSFLGIVSLSNANEVFANYVNGLNARADLTDKVRVAVDRRAIAARNLVLVTTPRDTEIEKEAALQADRDVSARLAELRNAVGEGTDATDKARELVRKINQIETTYGPVARAIVDAALNNRRDQAITMMNEQCRPLLAQLVDATQAYALYTRERSVQMVKDSEDRYASRRMLLMIICLAAVAGAVAAGVIIVRGLTRSLGTEPATLSDIAQRIAGGDLAAGSATVDAPRGSVLASMREMQANLVRLISQVRIASGNVATGASEIASGNQDLSSRTEQQAASLQETASSMEELTSTVRLNADNAQQASSLANNASEVAQRGSTAVGLVVETMTDISDSSSKIAEITGMIEGIAFQTNILALNAAVEAARAGEQGRGFAVVASEVRSLAQRSSSAAKEIRQLITQSVQKIQDGSRLAHNAGDTMDQVTQAVARVTDIMGEIAAASSEQSRGIEQVNLAITQMDEVTQQNAALVEEAAAASKSLEEQGNQLSESVSLFRLEASASHA, encoded by the coding sequence ATGCATAGCAAACAGCTAACGGTTCGCACGAAACTCACCCTTACATTTGGCCTTCTGGCATGCGTGGTGCTGCTCGTTTCGTTCCTCGGCATCGTATCGCTCAGCAACGCGAACGAGGTATTCGCGAATTACGTCAACGGCCTCAACGCTCGCGCCGACCTGACGGACAAAGTACGCGTCGCCGTCGATCGGCGCGCCATCGCGGCGCGCAACCTGGTGCTCGTGACAACGCCACGCGATACGGAGATCGAGAAGGAAGCCGCACTGCAGGCCGACCGCGATGTCAGCGCGCGGCTCGCCGAACTCAGGAACGCCGTTGGTGAAGGCACCGACGCGACGGACAAGGCGCGCGAGCTGGTACGGAAAATCAACCAGATCGAAACCACGTATGGCCCGGTGGCGCGGGCGATCGTCGACGCCGCGCTGAACAACCGGCGCGATCAGGCCATCACGATGATGAACGAACAATGTCGACCGCTTCTGGCGCAGCTGGTCGACGCAACACAGGCCTATGCGCTGTACACGCGCGAACGCTCCGTGCAGATGGTGAAAGACTCGGAAGACCGTTATGCGTCCCGGCGGATGCTGCTCATGATCATCTGCCTCGCCGCCGTCGCGGGCGCGGTGGCGGCGGGCGTCATCATCGTGCGAGGGCTGACCCGTTCGCTCGGCACGGAGCCGGCCACGCTCAGCGACATCGCGCAGCGCATCGCCGGCGGCGACCTCGCCGCCGGGTCCGCCACCGTCGACGCGCCGCGCGGCAGCGTGCTGGCTTCCATGCGCGAAATGCAGGCCAATCTGGTGCGGCTGATTTCGCAGGTCCGCATCGCGTCCGGCAACGTCGCGACGGGCGCGAGCGAAATCGCGTCCGGCAACCAGGACCTGTCGTCGCGCACGGAACAGCAGGCCGCATCGCTGCAGGAAACCGCATCCAGCATGGAAGAATTGACGTCCACCGTGCGACTGAACGCCGACAACGCGCAGCAGGCAAGCTCGCTGGCCAATAACGCATCGGAAGTCGCGCAGCGCGGCAGCACCGCGGTCGGACTGGTGGTCGAAACGATGACGGACATCAGCGACAGCTCGTCGAAAATCGCCGAGATCACCGGGATGATCGAAGGGATCGCGTTCCAGACGAACATCCTCGCGCTCAACGCGGCCGTGGAAGCGGCACGCGCGGGCGAACAAGGCCGCGGCTTCGCGGTGGTAGCCAGCGAGGTGAGAAGTCTCGCGCAACGTTCATCGTCTGCCGCGAAGGAAATCCGGCAACTGATCACGCAATCGGTCCAGAAGATCCAGGACGGCTCGCGGCTCGCGCACAATGCGGGCGACACCATGGACCAGGTGACGCAGGCGGTGGCGCGCGTGACGGACATCATGGGCGAGATCGCGGCGGCATCGAGCGAGCAGAGCCGCGGCATCGAGCAGGTCAACCTGGCCATCACGCAAATGGATGAAGTCACGCAACAGAATGCGGCGCTCGTCGAAGAGGCCGCCGCCGCATCGAAGTCGCTCGAGGAACAGGGAAATCAGCTTTCCGAGTCGGTATCCCTGTTCCGGCTGGAGGCGAGCGCATCGCACGCGTAG
- a CDS encoding sugar ABC transporter ATP-binding protein: protein MAMLPRNLPGQAAQHEADREILRLEGIRKRFPGVLALDGIRLDLRRGEVHAVCGENGAGKSTLMKIISGQYLPDEGVVHYRGAPVRFRSASEAQAAGIAIIHQELNLVPHLSVAENLYLAREPRRGPFVDTKRLNADAARCIARIGLNVAPTTKVGVLSIAQQQMVEIAKALSHDARVLIMDEPTSSLTESETVQLFRIIEELRADGVAILYISHRLDEMAQIVDRVTVLRDGRHISTDDFADVSIDEIVARMVGRTLDDAYPARQSTPTGEVLLDVRELRRDGVFGPVSFTLRKGEILGFAGLMGAGRTEVARAIFGADRPDGGTIALHGRPVTIRSPREAIHHGIAYLSEDRKKEGLALPMPVAANLTLANVRGIASRLGFLRFDDELDVARRYVQDLAIRTPSVQQVVRNLSGGNQQKVVIGKWLYRGSKILFFDEPTRGIDVGAKFAIYGLMDRLAADGVGVVLISSELPELLGMTDRIAVFHEGRLTAFLDTQHTSQEEIMHYASGRPHA from the coding sequence ATGGCAATGCTGCCTCGCAATCTGCCCGGTCAGGCCGCACAGCACGAAGCGGACCGGGAGATCCTGCGCCTGGAGGGGATTCGCAAGCGCTTCCCGGGCGTCCTCGCGCTCGACGGGATTCGCCTCGACCTGCGCCGCGGCGAGGTGCATGCGGTGTGCGGCGAAAACGGCGCGGGCAAGTCCACGCTGATGAAGATCATCAGCGGTCAGTACCTGCCCGACGAGGGCGTCGTCCACTATCGCGGCGCGCCGGTGCGGTTTCGTTCGGCCTCCGAAGCGCAGGCGGCCGGCATTGCGATCATCCACCAGGAACTCAATCTCGTGCCGCACCTGAGCGTGGCGGAGAACCTGTACCTCGCGCGCGAGCCGCGGCGCGGGCCGTTCGTCGACACGAAACGGCTCAATGCGGATGCGGCACGCTGCATCGCGCGGATCGGCCTGAACGTCGCACCGACGACGAAGGTCGGCGTGCTGTCCATCGCGCAGCAACAGATGGTCGAAATCGCGAAGGCGCTGTCGCACGACGCGCGCGTGCTGATCATGGACGAGCCGACGTCGTCGCTGACGGAGTCGGAAACGGTGCAGCTGTTTCGCATCATCGAGGAACTGCGTGCCGACGGCGTGGCGATCCTGTACATCTCGCACCGGCTCGACGAAATGGCGCAGATCGTCGATCGCGTGACCGTGCTGCGCGACGGGCGCCACATCTCGACCGACGATTTCGCCGACGTGAGCATCGACGAAATCGTCGCGCGCATGGTCGGGCGGACGCTCGATGACGCGTATCCGGCGCGGCAGTCGACGCCGACCGGCGAAGTGCTGCTCGACGTGCGGGAACTGCGCCGCGACGGCGTGTTCGGGCCGGTGTCGTTCACGCTTCGCAAGGGCGAGATCCTGGGCTTTGCCGGACTGATGGGCGCCGGGCGCACCGAAGTCGCGCGCGCGATCTTCGGCGCGGACCGCCCGGACGGCGGCACGATCGCGCTGCACGGCCGGCCCGTGACGATCCGCTCGCCGCGCGAGGCGATCCACCACGGCATCGCGTATCTGTCGGAGGACCGCAAGAAGGAGGGGCTCGCGCTGCCGATGCCCGTCGCGGCGAACCTCACGCTCGCGAACGTGCGCGGCATCGCGTCGCGCCTGGGCTTCCTGCGCTTCGACGACGAGCTCGACGTGGCGCGGCGCTACGTGCAGGACCTCGCGATTCGCACGCCGTCGGTGCAGCAGGTCGTGCGCAACCTGTCCGGCGGCAACCAGCAGAAGGTCGTCATCGGCAAATGGCTGTACCGCGGCTCGAAGATCCTGTTCTTCGACGAGCCGACGCGCGGCATCGACGTGGGCGCGAAATTCGCGATCTACGGGCTGATGGACCGGCTCGCCGCCGACGGCGTCGGCGTGGTGCTGATCAGTTCGGAGCTGCCGGAGCTGCTCGGCATGACCGACCGGATCGCCGTTTTTCACGAAGGTCGATTGACCGCGTTTCTCGACACCCAACACACCAGTCAGGAGGAGATCATGCACTATGCGTCGGGGCGTCCCCATGCTTGA
- a CDS encoding amidohydrolase family protein, with protein sequence MTARIDAHQHYWRIGARAGCWPPAELDAIHRDFGPADLAPLLDAARIDRTVLVQSLPSDADTRFLLDLADDTPTVGAVVGWVDLKAADAPARIAAFASAPKARGLRPMLQDLPDDAWIDDPVLDRAVAAMLEHALRFDALVMPRHLDALHAFARRHPDLQIVIDHGAKPFIERGELQPWLSAMCRLASLPNLHCKLSGLWTEAGPSAGADAVRARTRPYVHALADLFGPARLMWGSDWPVLRVASACGGYGDWLAACEDDCAQLLGSAALADLFGGNARRFYRIDAARDGA encoded by the coding sequence ATGACGGCACGCATCGACGCCCATCAGCACTACTGGCGGATCGGCGCGCGGGCCGGCTGCTGGCCGCCGGCCGAACTCGACGCGATACACCGCGATTTCGGCCCCGCCGATCTGGCGCCGCTGCTCGACGCGGCGCGCATCGACCGCACCGTGCTCGTGCAATCGCTGCCGAGCGACGCCGACACGCGCTTCCTGCTCGATCTCGCGGACGACACCCCGACGGTCGGCGCGGTGGTCGGCTGGGTCGACCTGAAGGCCGCCGACGCGCCGGCGCGGATCGCGGCCTTCGCGTCGGCGCCGAAGGCGCGCGGGTTGCGCCCGATGCTGCAGGATCTGCCCGACGATGCGTGGATCGACGATCCGGTGCTGGATCGCGCGGTCGCCGCGATGCTCGAGCATGCGCTGCGTTTCGATGCGCTGGTGATGCCGCGCCATCTCGATGCGCTGCATGCGTTCGCGCGGCGCCACCCGGATCTGCAGATCGTGATCGACCACGGCGCGAAGCCGTTCATCGAGCGCGGCGAGCTGCAGCCGTGGCTGTCGGCGATGTGCCGCCTCGCGAGCCTGCCGAACCTGCACTGCAAGCTGTCCGGCCTGTGGACCGAGGCCGGGCCGTCGGCCGGCGCGGACGCCGTGCGAGCGCGCACGCGGCCTTATGTGCATGCGCTGGCCGACCTGTTCGGGCCGGCGCGACTGATGTGGGGCAGCGACTGGCCGGTGCTGCGGGTCGCGTCGGCGTGCGGCGGCTACGGCGACTGGCTGGCCGCGTGCGAGGACGACTGCGCGCAGTTGCTCGGCTCTGCGGCGCTTGCCGACCTGTTCGGCGGCAACGCGCGCCGCTTCTACCGGATCGACGCCGCGCGCGACGGCGCATGA
- a CDS encoding FadR/GntR family transcriptional regulator: MKSTEPKRLYQSVAAQIVALIRQGEFAVGERLPPERELALTLGVSRPSLREALIALEIGGQIEIRMGSGVYVRDTAADDVGTMGTLGDSPSELMQARAAIEGSVAALAAARMTAAMLDRLRRTVQRMKRLAEAGKSPVEADRQFHMLIAEAAGNSVLTRFVGELFDSRHDPIAAAMRGHAENPQTWTVAVREHEDILHALQAGDPIAAQTAIRAHLRASEARWIDGGLKSDPD, encoded by the coding sequence ATGAAATCGACAGAACCCAAGCGGCTTTACCAATCGGTCGCGGCCCAGATCGTCGCGTTGATTCGTCAGGGCGAATTCGCGGTCGGCGAACGCCTGCCGCCCGAGCGCGAGCTGGCGCTGACGCTCGGCGTATCGCGTCCGTCGCTTCGCGAGGCGCTGATCGCGCTGGAAATCGGCGGCCAGATCGAGATCCGGATGGGCTCCGGCGTTTATGTGCGCGACACGGCGGCCGACGACGTCGGCACGATGGGCACGCTCGGCGACAGCCCGTCGGAACTGATGCAGGCGCGCGCGGCCATCGAAGGCAGCGTCGCCGCGCTGGCCGCGGCGCGGATGACGGCCGCGATGCTCGATCGCCTGCGCCGCACGGTGCAGCGCATGAAGCGGCTCGCGGAGGCCGGCAAATCGCCCGTCGAAGCCGACCGGCAGTTCCACATGCTGATCGCGGAAGCCGCCGGCAATTCGGTGCTCACCCGCTTCGTCGGCGAGCTGTTCGACAGCCGCCACGACCCGATCGCCGCGGCCATGCGCGGCCACGCGGAGAATCCTCAGACCTGGACCGTCGCCGTGCGGGAGCACGAGGACATACTCCACGCGTTGCAGGCCGGCGACCCGATTGCGGCCCAGACGGCCATCCGCGCGCATCTTCGCGCGTCCGAAGCGCGATGGATCGACGGTGGCCTGAAATCCGACCCGGATTAA
- a CDS encoding phosphatase PAP2 family protein: MFASPSRLPLHVAALSTAILLAACGGGDDVVATSSTNAAVPAPPADPGFVDSAPVPSVPAFVDNVATNQRGDARYATLSTNAAVRVVSRFLDLWQPSTMLVDAGVTAPANGAFPAISPSACTGLPGNGTPCGTSLNDAVLSANVQYVVNATTARTPQQADAAYYDDRRGKGYSVTDGMGPLTAAWRTAAQQTTSITSVPADATTVLYNDSGNNVGVGSSGNASFGKVVDLLNEMGNNASTEPAKRFYKYARPYRWSSSVVVAPTLVPAESTTPATDGGFISGHQAEAMRDAVTMAWLVPERFQEMVGRGLELGENRILAGMHSPLDVIGGRMLALAVSAANLAAYASDAQAAYGQAHQTLQQLTGTTDATFPAFARSGTTATDRFADYATNKAAFTRRMTYGFGAIDATGAPPVVPKGAEILLQTRFPYLGADQRRVVLKTTELPSGYPVMDDAEGWGRLNLFAAADGYGAFNGNVTVAMDASKGGLNAADLWRNDIAGAGKLTLQGSGTLTLAGNNSYTGGTQVSGGTLAAASTMAFGNGDVYVGSGGGIRIAAGAPVTIATRYTQLDNTTLELDIDGNGGGRLRVGGAFTVAGGTLHVKFVNGYTPKAGDTIALIDAAAGAAKFSTVTVDGFKATPVYTATGVSITLSAS; the protein is encoded by the coding sequence ATGTTTGCGTCACCGAGCCGTCTCCCGCTGCACGTCGCAGCGCTGTCGACCGCGATCCTACTGGCTGCCTGCGGCGGCGGCGACGATGTCGTCGCAACGAGCTCGACGAACGCCGCGGTCCCGGCACCGCCGGCCGACCCCGGCTTCGTCGACAGCGCGCCCGTTCCGAGCGTGCCCGCGTTCGTCGACAACGTCGCGACCAACCAGCGCGGCGACGCTCGTTATGCAACGCTGTCGACCAACGCCGCCGTGCGCGTGGTGAGCCGCTTCCTCGACCTGTGGCAGCCGTCGACGATGCTCGTCGATGCGGGCGTGACCGCGCCGGCCAACGGTGCGTTTCCCGCCATCTCGCCTTCCGCCTGCACGGGGCTGCCCGGCAACGGCACGCCGTGCGGCACGAGCCTGAACGACGCGGTGCTGTCGGCGAACGTGCAATACGTGGTCAACGCGACCACCGCGCGCACGCCGCAGCAAGCCGACGCCGCCTATTACGACGACCGGCGCGGCAAGGGCTACAGCGTGACCGACGGCATGGGGCCGCTCACCGCGGCATGGCGCACCGCGGCCCAGCAGACGACCAGCATCACCAGCGTGCCGGCCGACGCCACGACCGTGCTGTACAACGACAGCGGCAACAACGTCGGCGTCGGCAGCAGCGGCAACGCGAGTTTCGGGAAAGTCGTCGACCTGCTCAACGAAATGGGCAACAACGCGTCGACCGAACCCGCGAAACGCTTCTACAAGTATGCGCGGCCGTATCGCTGGAGCTCGAGCGTCGTCGTCGCGCCCACGCTCGTGCCCGCGGAAAGCACGACGCCGGCGACCGACGGCGGCTTCATCAGCGGCCACCAGGCCGAAGCGATGCGCGATGCGGTGACGATGGCGTGGCTCGTGCCCGAGCGCTTCCAGGAAATGGTCGGCCGCGGCCTCGAGCTCGGCGAGAACCGGATCCTCGCCGGCATGCACTCGCCGCTCGACGTGATCGGCGGCCGCATGCTCGCGCTGGCCGTCAGCGCGGCCAACCTCGCCGCGTACGCGAGCGACGCGCAGGCCGCGTACGGCCAGGCACACCAGACGCTGCAGCAGCTTACCGGCACCACCGATGCGACCTTCCCGGCATTCGCGCGCTCGGGCACGACGGCGACCGACCGGTTCGCCGACTACGCGACGAACAAGGCGGCGTTCACGCGCCGCATGACGTACGGCTTCGGCGCGATCGACGCGACCGGCGCGCCGCCGGTCGTGCCGAAGGGCGCGGAGATCCTGCTGCAGACGCGCTTCCCGTACCTGGGCGCCGACCAGCGGCGCGTCGTGCTGAAGACCACCGAACTGCCGTCCGGCTATCCGGTGATGGACGATGCGGAAGGCTGGGGCCGGCTGAACCTGTTCGCCGCCGCCGACGGCTACGGTGCATTCAACGGCAACGTGACCGTCGCGATGGACGCGTCGAAGGGCGGCCTCAACGCCGCCGACCTGTGGCGCAACGACATCGCGGGCGCCGGCAAGCTGACGCTGCAAGGCAGCGGCACGCTGACGCTGGCGGGCAACAACAGCTATACGGGCGGCACGCAGGTCAGCGGCGGCACGCTCGCCGCCGCTTCCACGATGGCGTTCGGCAACGGCGACGTGTATGTCGGTTCCGGCGGCGGCATCCGGATCGCGGCCGGCGCACCCGTGACGATCGCGACCCGCTACACGCAGCTCGACAACACGACGCTCGAACTCGACATCGACGGCAACGGCGGCGGCCGCCTGCGCGTGGGCGGCGCGTTCACCGTCGCGGGCGGCACGCTGCACGTGAAGTTCGTGAACGGCTATACGCCGAAAGCCGGCGACACCATCGCGCTGATCGACGCGGCAGCAGGCGCCGCGAAGTTCTCGACGGTGACGGTCGACGGCTTCAAGGCGACGCCGGTCTATACGGCGACGGGCGTGTCGATCACGCTGTCGGCGTCATAA
- a CDS encoding zinc-binding alcohol dehydrogenase family protein, which translates to MLSVICESPGVLRVQHRELPVRGSGEVLLRVQRVGICGTDLHIFTGNQPYLEYPRVMGHELSAVVVEAEPESGLGAGDAVYVMPYLSCGHCVACRHGNTNCCVNIKVLGVHRDGALAEYLSVPAQFVHKADGISLDQAAMLEFLAIGAHAVRRAAVRPGQRALVVGAGPIGMAAMIFAKLRGADVTCLDTRADRLAFCRQHLGVDAAVEVGPDDGARLAALTDGEYFDAVFDATGNLDAMNRGFEFVAHGGKYTLISIVRGHVAFSDPEFHKRETTLLASRNATAEDFATVLDAMRAGRIPDRALNTHRMRLEDVPDALPRLLDAGQTVVKALVEC; encoded by the coding sequence ATGCTCAGCGTGATTTGCGAATCCCCCGGCGTGCTGCGCGTGCAGCATCGCGAACTGCCCGTGCGCGGCAGCGGCGAAGTCTTGTTGCGCGTGCAGCGTGTCGGCATCTGCGGCACCGACCTGCACATCTTCACCGGCAACCAGCCGTATCTCGAGTATCCGCGCGTGATGGGCCATGAACTGTCCGCCGTCGTGGTCGAGGCGGAACCCGAGTCGGGGCTCGGCGCCGGCGATGCGGTGTACGTGATGCCGTATCTGTCGTGCGGGCACTGCGTGGCATGCCGTCACGGCAACACGAACTGCTGCGTGAACATCAAGGTGCTCGGCGTGCATCGCGACGGCGCGCTGGCCGAATACCTCAGCGTGCCCGCGCAGTTCGTTCACAAGGCCGACGGCATTTCGCTCGACCAGGCGGCGATGCTCGAATTCCTCGCGATCGGCGCGCATGCGGTGCGGCGCGCGGCGGTCCGCCCCGGGCAGCGGGCGCTGGTCGTCGGCGCCGGGCCGATCGGCATGGCCGCGATGATCTTCGCGAAGCTGCGCGGCGCCGACGTGACGTGCCTCGACACGCGGGCCGACCGCCTGGCGTTTTGCCGGCAGCACCTGGGTGTCGACGCGGCGGTGGAGGTCGGGCCGGACGACGGGGCGCGCCTCGCGGCGCTGACGGACGGCGAGTATTTCGATGCGGTGTTCGACGCGACCGGCAACCTCGATGCGATGAATCGCGGCTTCGAATTCGTCGCGCACGGCGGCAAATACACGCTGATCTCGATCGTGCGCGGGCATGTCGCGTTCTCGGATCCCGAATTCCACAAGCGGGAAACTACCTTGCTTGCGAGCCGCAATGCGACGGCCGAGGATTTCGCGACCGTGCTCGACGCGATGCGCGCGGGGCGCATTCCCGACCGCGCGCTGAACACGCACCGGATGCGGCTCGAGGACGTGCCGGATGCGCTGCCGCGTCTGCTGGACGCGGGGCAGACCGTCGTGAAGGCGCTCGTCGAATGCTGA
- a CDS encoding aldo/keto reductase, producing MNANEMRALPRSGLTVSALGLGCSQLGGLYRPMSAADAGSLVEAAWAAGLRYFDTAPYYGYTLSERRVGAGLAPRERGAFTLSTKVGRLMRADASVRPGDDGWAEPLPFRPVYDYSYDGIMRSHDDSRQRLGLARIDILYVHDIGAMTHGDRHAHYWEQLTRGGGFRALDALRAGGEIGGFGLGVNEWEVAAAALNEAALDAVLLAGRYTLLEQTALEPLLDACRRAGTGIVVGGVFNSGVLAGNGKFNYADASADVIDKAARLGALCKRFDVPLPAAALQFPFGHPAVVSCVVGARSVAQLQQNLEWFERPVPAELWAALRDEGLIAARAPVPGARA from the coding sequence ATGAACGCAAACGAAATGCGCGCATTGCCGCGCAGCGGGCTGACGGTGTCCGCGCTCGGCCTCGGCTGCTCGCAGCTCGGCGGCCTCTATCGCCCGATGTCGGCCGCCGATGCCGGCTCGCTCGTCGAAGCCGCGTGGGCCGCCGGCCTGCGCTACTTCGACACCGCGCCGTATTACGGCTACACGCTGTCCGAGCGGCGCGTGGGCGCGGGGCTCGCCCCGCGCGAGCGCGGCGCGTTCACGCTCAGCACGAAGGTCGGGCGCCTGATGCGCGCCGACGCGAGCGTGCGCCCCGGCGACGACGGCTGGGCCGAGCCGTTGCCGTTCCGGCCCGTCTACGACTACAGCTACGACGGCATCATGCGGTCGCACGACGACAGCCGGCAGCGGCTCGGGCTCGCGCGGATCGACATCCTGTACGTGCACGACATCGGCGCGATGACGCACGGCGATCGTCACGCGCACTACTGGGAACAGCTGACCCGCGGCGGCGGGTTTCGCGCGCTGGACGCGCTGCGTGCGGGCGGCGAGATCGGCGGGTTCGGCCTCGGCGTGAACGAATGGGAAGTCGCCGCCGCTGCGCTGAACGAAGCCGCGCTCGATGCCGTGCTGCTGGCCGGCCGCTACACGCTGCTCGAACAGACGGCGCTCGAACCGTTGCTCGACGCGTGCCGCCGCGCCGGGACGGGCATCGTGGTCGGCGGCGTGTTCAATTCCGGCGTGCTGGCCGGCAACGGCAAGTTCAACTATGCGGATGCAAGCGCCGACGTGATCGACAAGGCCGCGCGGCTCGGCGCGCTGTGCAAGCGCTTCGACGTCCCGCTGCCCGCTGCCGCGCTGCAGTTTCCGTTCGGCCATCCGGCGGTCGTGTCGTGCGTGGTCGGCGCGCGCAGCGTGGCCCAGCTGCAACAGAACCTCGAATGGTTCGAGCGCCCCGTGCCGGCCGAACTGTGGGCCGCGCTGCGCGACGAAGGGCTGATCGCGGCGCGCGCACCGGTGCCGGGAGCGCGCGCATGA
- a CDS encoding ABC transporter permease, producing MLEMTSDRSQADERAARQRRRDLIQKFAALGSLVVLVFAFSVSSAAFFSVDNLMTVGLQVTSIAYLGVAATCVIITGGIDLSVGSVLALAGVSSALLVKAGVPVPAAMAAGILVGALCGFVNGICVTRMGLPPFIATLGMMLVARGVALQITGARPVSDLGDAFGALGNGALLRISRIGADGFPDTTFPGIPYPVVIMVVLFVVVSVLLSRTSLGRHIYAVGSNAEAARLSGVNVQGVKLFTYVLSGALAGVTGCVLMSRLVTGQPNEGVMYELDAIASSVIGGTSLMGGVGTISGTAIGAFVIGVLRNGLNMNGVSSFIQQIIIGVVILGTVWIDQLRNRRH from the coding sequence ATGCTTGAAATGACATCGGATCGAAGCCAGGCCGACGAACGGGCGGCGCGACAGCGGCGGCGCGACCTTATCCAGAAGTTCGCGGCGCTGGGCAGCCTGGTCGTGCTCGTGTTCGCGTTCTCCGTCTCGAGCGCGGCGTTCTTCTCGGTCGACAACCTGATGACCGTCGGCCTGCAGGTGACCTCCATTGCGTATCTCGGCGTGGCCGCCACCTGCGTGATCATCACCGGCGGCATCGACCTGTCGGTCGGCTCGGTACTCGCGCTGGCCGGCGTCTCGTCCGCGCTGCTGGTCAAGGCGGGCGTGCCGGTGCCGGCGGCCATGGCGGCCGGGATCCTGGTCGGCGCGCTGTGCGGGTTCGTCAACGGCATCTGCGTGACGCGCATGGGCCTGCCGCCGTTCATCGCGACGCTCGGCATGATGCTCGTCGCGCGCGGCGTCGCGCTCCAGATCACGGGCGCACGGCCGGTATCGGATCTCGGCGATGCGTTCGGCGCACTGGGCAACGGCGCGCTGCTGCGCATCTCGCGCATCGGCGCGGACGGGTTCCCCGACACGACGTTCCCCGGCATTCCGTATCCGGTCGTGATCATGGTCGTGCTGTTCGTCGTGGTTTCCGTGCTGCTGTCGAGAACGTCGCTCGGCCGCCATATCTACGCGGTCGGGTCGAACGCGGAGGCGGCGCGGCTGTCGGGCGTGAACGTACAGGGCGTGAAGCTCTTCACCTACGTGCTGTCCGGCGCGCTCGCCGGCGTGACCGGCTGCGTGCTGATGTCGCGGCTCGTCACCGGGCAGCCGAACGAGGGCGTCATGTACGAGCTCGACGCCATCGCCAGCTCGGTCATCGGCGGCACGTCGCTGATGGGTGGCGTCGGCACGATTTCCGGCACGGCGATCGGCGCGTTCGTGATCGGCGTGCTGCGCAACGGCCTGAACATGAACGGCGTGTCGAGCTTCATCCAGCAGATCATCATCGGCGTCGTGATCCTGGGCACGGTCTGGATCGACCAGTTGCGCAATCGCCGGCACTGA